In the Pseudoliparis swirei isolate HS2019 ecotype Mariana Trench chromosome 19, NWPU_hadal_v1, whole genome shotgun sequence genome, one interval contains:
- the LOC130209274 gene encoding histone H3, whose translation MARTKQTARKSTGGKAPRKQLATKAARKSAPATGGVKKPHRYRPGTVALREIRRYQKSTELLIRKLPFQRLVREIAQDFKTDLRFQSSAVMALQESSEAYLVGLFEDTNLCAIHAKRVTIMPKDIQLARRIRGERA comes from the coding sequence ATGGCGCGAACCAAGCAGACGGCGCGTAAGTCCACCGGAGGCAAAGCCCCCAGGAAGCAGCTGGCCACCAAGGCTGCCCGCAAGAGCGCCCCGGCCACCGGCGGCGTGAAGAAGCCTCACCGGTACCGGCCCGGTACCGTGGCTCTGAGAGAGATCCGTCGCTACCAGAAGTCCACGGAGCTGCTGATCCGCAAGCTGCCCTTCCAGCGGCTCGTGAGAGAGATCGCTCAGGACTTCAAGACCGACCTGCGCTTCCAGAGCTCCGCCGTTATGGCGCTGCAGGAATCCAGCGAGGCGTACCTGGTCGGCCTGTTCGAGGACACCAACCTGTGCGCCATCCACGCCAAGAGGGTCACCATCATGCCCAAAGACATCCAGCTGGCCCGGCGCATCCGCGGAGAGCGCGCTTAG